The proteins below are encoded in one region of Taeniopygia guttata chromosome 15, bTaeGut7.mat, whole genome shotgun sequence:
- the RPLP0 gene encoding large ribosomal subunit protein uL10 encodes MPREDRATWKSNYFMKIIQLLDDYPKCFIVGADNVGSKQMQQIRMSLRGKAVVLMGKNTMMRKAIRGHLENNPALEKLLPHIRGNVGFVFTKEDLTEIRDMLLANKVPAAARAGAIAPCDVTVPAQNTGLGPEKTSFFQALGITTKISRGTIEILSDVQLIKTGDKVGASEATLLNMLNISPFSFGLVIQQVFDNGSIYNPEVLDITEETLHKRFLEGVRNVASICLQIGYPTIASVPHSIINGYKRVLAVAVETDYTFPLAEKVKAFLADPSAFVAAMPVVAEAAAPAAAAAAAPAKEAAKEESEESDEDMGFGLFD; translated from the exons ATGCCCAGGGAAGACAGGGCTACGTGGAAGTCCAACTATTTTATGAAAATCATC caACTCCTGGATGATTACCCAAAATGTTTCATTGTGGGAGCAGACAACGTGGGATCCAAGCAGATGCAGCAGATCCGTATGTCCCTGCGTGGAAAAGCTGTTGTGCTGATGGGGAAGAATACGATGATGCGCAAAGCTATTCGTGGTCATCTGGAGAATAACCCTGCTCTAGAAAA gctgctgCCTCACATCCGTGGGAATGTGGGCTTTGTCTTTACTAAGGAGGATCTGACTGAGATCCGGGACATGCTGCTGGCTAACAAG GTGCCAGCTGCTGCCCGTGCCGGTGCTATCGCTCCTTGTGATGTGACTGTGCCAGCCCAGAACACGGGCCTTGGACCTGAGAAGACCTCCTTTTTCCAGGCCTTGGGCATCACCACAAAGATTTCCAGAGGAACCATTGAAATTCTG AGTGATGTGCAGCTTATCAAGACTGGAGACAAAGTGGGTGCCAGCGAAGCCACCTTGCTCAACATGCTGAACATCTCCCCGTTCTCCTTTGGGTTGGTGATCCAGCAGGTCTTTGATAATGGCAGCATTTACAACCCTGAAGTGCTGGACATCACTGAGGAGACCTTGCACAAGCGCTTTCTGGAG GGTGTTCGTAATGTTGCCAGCATCTGTCTGCAAATTGGGTACCCGACCATTGCATCCGTGCCCCACTCCATCATCAATGGGTACAAGCGTGTCCTGGCCGTGGCTGTGGAGACTGACTACACCTTCCCACTGGCTGAAAAG GTGAAGGCCTTCCTGGCAGACCCCTCAGCTTTTGTGGCAGCTATGCCTGTGGTGGCtgaagcagctgctcctgctgctgccgctgctgctgctccagcgaAGGAGGCAGCGAAGGAGGAGTCGGAGGAGTCTGACGAGGACATGGGATTTGGTCTCTTTGACTAA